One genomic region from Lynx canadensis isolate LIC74 chromosome E1, mLynCan4.pri.v2, whole genome shotgun sequence encodes:
- the MED1 gene encoding mediator of RNA polymerase II transcription subunit 1 isoform X2, protein MYLALQSLEQDLSKMAVMYWKATNAGPLDKILHGSVGYLTPRSGGHLMNLKYYASPSDLLDDKTTSPIILHENNVPRSLGMNASVTIEGTSAMYKLPIAPLIMGSHPVDNKWTPSFSLITSANSVDLPACFFLKFPQPIPVSRAFVQKLQNCTGIPLFETQPTYVPLYELITQFELSKDPDPIPLNHNMRFYAALPGQQHCYFLNKDAPLPDGRSLQGTLVSKITFQHPGRVPLILNLIRHQVAYNTLIGSCVKRTILKEDSPGLLQFEVCPLSESRFSVSFQHPVNDSLVCVVMDVQDSTHVSCKLYKGLSDALICTDDFIAKVVQRCMSIPVTMRAIRRKAETIQADTPALSLIAETVEDMVKKNLPPASSPGYGMTTGNNPMSGTTTPTNTFPGGPITTLFNMSMSIKDRHESVGHGEDFSKVSQNPILTSLLQITGNGGSTIGSSPTPPHHTPPPVSSMAGNTKNHPMLMNLLKDNPAQDFSTLYGSSPLERQNSSSGSPRMEICPGSNKTKKKKSSRLPPDKPKHQTEDDFQRELFSMDVDSQNPIFDVNMTADTLDTPHITPAPSQCSTPPTTYPQPVPHPQPSIQRMVRLSSSDSIGPDVTDILSDIAEEASKLPSTSDDCPPIGTPVRDSSSSGHSQSALFDPDVFQTNNNENPYTDPADLIADAAGSPSSDSPTNHFFPDGVDFNPDLLNSQSQSGFGEEYFDESSQSGDNDDFKGFASQALNTLGVPMLGGDNGETKFKGNSQADTVDFSIIAVAGKALGPTDLMEHHSGSQSPLLTTGDLGKEKTQKRVKEGNGSSNSSLSGPGLDSKPGKRSRTPSNDGKSKDKPPKRKKADTEGKSPSHSSSNRPFTPPTSTGGSKSPGSSGRSQTPPGVATPPIPKITIQIPKGTVMVGKPSSHSQYTSSGSVSSSGSKSHHSHSSSSSSSSSASNSGKMKSSKSEGSSSSKLSSSVYSSQGSTGSSQSKNSSQSGGKPGSSPITKHGLSSGSSSTKMKPQGKPSSLMNPSLSKPNISPSHSRPPGGSDKLASPMKPVPGTPPSSKAKSPISSGSGGSHLSGTSSGTGMKSSSGLGSSGSLSQKTPPSSNSCTASSSSFSSSGSSMSSSQNQHGSSKGKSPSRNKKPSLTAVIDKLKHGVVTSGPGGEDPMDGQMGVSTNSSSHPMSSKHNMSGGEFQGKREKSDKEKSKVSTSGGSVDSSKKTSESKNVGSTGVAKIIISKHDGGSPSIKAKVTLQKPGESSGEGLRPQMASSKNYGSPLISGSTPKHERGSPSHSKSPAYTPQNLDSESESGSSIAEKSYQNSPSSDDGIRPLPEYSTEKHKKHKKEKKKVKDKDRDRDRDKDRDKKKSHSLKPESWSKSPISSDQSLSMTSNTILSTDRPSRLSPDFMIGEEDDDLMDVALIGN, encoded by the exons ATGTACTTGGCTCTCCAATCCTTAGAACAGGATCTATCTAAAATGGCAGTTATGTATTG GAAAGCAACCAATGCTGGTCCCTTGGATAAGATTCTTCATGGAAGTGTTGGCTATCTTACTCCAAGAAGTGGGG GTCATTTAATGAACTTGAAGTACTATGCCTCTCCTTCTGATCTGCTGGATGATAAGACTACATCTCCTATCATTTTGCATGAGAATAATG TTCCTCGATCATTGGGCATGAACGCATCAGTGACAATAGAAGGAACATCTGCTATGTATAAACTTCCAATTGCACCATTAATTATGGGGTCACATCCAGTTGACAACAAATG gactCCCTCCTTCTCCTTAATCACCAGTGCCAACAGTGTTGATCTTCCTGCCTGTTTCTTCTTGAAATTTCCCCAGCCAATCCCAGTATCTAGAGCATTTGTTCAGAAACTTCAGAACTGCACAG GAATTCCATTGTTTGAAACTCAACCAACTTATGTACCCCTCTATGAATTAATCACTCAATTTGAGCTGTCAAAGGACCCTGACCCCATACCTTTGAATCACAACATGCGATTTTATGCT GCTCTTCCAGGTCAGCAGCACTGCTATTTCCTCAACAAGGATGCTCCTCTTCCAGATGGCAGAAGTCTACAGGGAACCTTAGTTAGCAAAATCACCTTTCAGCACCCTGGCCGAGTTCCTCTGATCCTAAATCTGATCAGACATCAAGTGGCCTATAACACCCTAATAGGAAGTTGTGTCAAAAGAACTATTCTGAAAGAAG attctCCTGGGCTCCTCCAATTTGAAGTGTGTCCCCTCTCAGAGTCCCGTTTCAGCGTATCTTTTCAGCACCCTGTGAATGACTCCCTGGTGTGTG TGGTTATGGATGTACAGGACTCAACACATGTGAGCTGTAAACTGTACAAGGGGCTGTCAGATGCACTCATCTGCACAGATGACTTCATTGCCAAAGTTGTTCAAAG ATGTATGTCCATCCCTGTGACGATGAGGGCTATTCGGAGGAAAGCTGAAACCATTCAGGCCGACACCCCAGCACTGTCCCTCATTGCAGAGACAGTTGAAGACATGGTGAAAAAGAACCTGCCCCCGGCTAGCAGCCCAGGGTATGGCATGACCACAGGCAACAACCCAATGAGTGGTACCACTACACCAACCAACACCTTTCCGGGGGGTCCCATTACCACCTTGTTTAATATGAGCATGAGCATCAAAGATCGGCATGAGTCGGTGGGCCATGGGGAGGACTTCAGCAAGGTGTCTCAGAACCCAATTCTTACCAGTTTGTTGCAAATCACAGGGAACGGGGGGTCTACCATTGGCTCGAGTCCGACCCCTCCTCATCACACGCCGCCACCTGTCTCTTCGATGGCCGGCAACACCAAGAACCACCCGATGCTCATGAACCTTCTTAAAGATAATCCTGCCCAGGATTTCTCAACCCTTTATGGAAGCAGCCCTTTAGAAAGGCAGAACTCTTCTTCCGGCTCACCCCGGATGGAAATATGCCCGGGAAGCAacaagacaaagaagaagaagtcaTCAAGATTACCACCTGACAAACCCAAGCACCAGACTGAAGATGACTTTCAGAGGGAGCTATTTTCAATGGATGTTGACTCACAGAACCCTATCTTTGATGTCAACATGACAGCAGACACGCTGGATACACCACACATCACTCCAGCTCCAAGCCAGTGCAGTACTCCCCCAACAACTTACCCACAACCAGTACCTCACCCCCAGCCCAGTATTCAAAGGATGGTCCGGCTATCCAGTTCAGACAGCATTGGCCCAGATGTAACTGATATCCTTTCAGACATTGCGGAAGAAGCCTCTAAGCTTCCCAGCACTAGTGACGATTGCCCACCCATTGGCACCCCTGTTCGAGATTCTTCAAGCTCTGGGCATTCTCAGAGTGCCCTCTTTGACCCTGATGTCTTTCAAACCAATAATAATGAAAATCCATACACAGATCCAGCTGACCTAATTGCAGATGCTGCTGGAAGCCCCAGTAGTGACTCTCCTACcaatcatttttttcctgatggaGTAGATTTTAATCCTGATTTGTTGAACAGCCAGAGCCAAAGTGGTTTTGGAGAAGAATATTTTGACGAAAGTAGCCAAAGCGGAGATAATGATGACTTCAAAGGATTTGCATCTCAGGCACTAAATACTTTGGGGGTGCCAATGCTTGGAGGTGATAATGGGGAGACTAAGTTTAAAGGCAATAGCCAAGCTGACACAGTTGATTTCAGTATTATAGCAGTGGCTGGTAAGGCTTTGGGTCCTACAGATCTCATGGAGCATCACAGTGGTAGCCAGAGTCCTTTATTGACTACTGGGGACTTAGGGAAAGAAAAGACTCAAAAGCGAGTAAAGGAAGGCAATGGCAGCAGTAATAGTAGTCTGTCAGGGCCAGGATTAGATAGCAAACCAGGGAAGCGCAGCCGGACCCCTTCTAACGATGGTAAAAGCAAAGATAAGCCTCCAAAGCGAAAGAAGGCAGACACTGAGGGAAAGTCTCCATCTCACAGTTCTTCTAACCGACCTTTCACCCCACCTACCAGTACAGGTGGATCCAAATCTCCAGGCAGTTCAGGAAGATCGCAGACTCCCCCAGGTGTTGCCACACCACCTATTCCCAAGATCACTATTCAGATTCCTAAAGGCACCGTGATGGTGGGCAAGCCCTCCTCCCATAGTCAGTATACCAGCAGTGGCTCTGTGTCTTCCTCAGGCAGTAAAAGCCACCATAGccattcttcctcctcttcttcctcatcttctgCTTCCAACTCAGGCAAGATGAAAAGCAGTAAATCAGAAGGTTCTTCAAGTTCCAAGTTAAGTAGCAGTGTATATTCTAGCCAAGGGTCTACTGGATCTAGCCAGTCTAAAAATTCATCCCAGTCTGGGGGGAAGCCAGGCTCCTCTCCCATTACCAAGCATGGACTGAGCAGTGGCTCCAGCAGCACTAAAATGAAACCTCAAGGGAAGCCATCTTCACTTATGAATCCCTCTTTAAGTAAACCAAACATATCCCCTTCTCATTCAAGGCCACCTGGAGGCTCTGATAAGCTTGCCTCTCCAATGAAGCCTGTCCCTGGGACTCCCCCATCTTCTAAAGCCAAGTCCCCCATCAGTTCAGGTTCTGGTGGTTCTCATTTGTCTGGAACTAGTTCAGGCACTGGCATGAAGTCATCTTCAGGGTTAGGATCCTCAGGCTCATTGTCTCAGAAAACTCCCCCATCATCTAATTCTTGTACAgcatcttcctcttccttttcttcaagtGGCTCTTCCATGTCCTCCTCTCAGAACCAGCATGGGAGTTCCAAAGGGAAATCCCCCAGCAGAAATAAGAAGCCGTCCTTAACAGCTGTCATAGATAAACTGAAGCATGGGGTTGTCACCAGTGGCCCTGGAGGTGAAGACCCAATGGATGGCCAGATGGGGGTGAGCACAAATTCTTCTAGCCATCCTATGTCCTCCAAACATAACATGTCAGGAGGAGAGTTCCAGGGTAAGCGTGAgaaaagtgataaagaaaaatccaAGGTTTCCACCTCGGGGGGCTCAGTGGATTCGTCTAAGAAGACCTCAGAGTCAAAAAATGTGGGGAGCACAGGTGTGGCAAAAATTATCATCAGCAAGCATGATGGGGGTTCCCCCAGCATTAAAGCCAAAGTGACTTTGCAGAAACCTGGGGAAAGTAGTGGAGAGGGGCTCAGGCCTCAGATGGCCTCTTCCAAAAACTATGGCTCTCCACTCATCAGTGGTTCCACTCCAAAGCATGAGCGTGGCTCTCCTAGCCATAGTAAGTCACCAGCATATACTCCCCAGAATCTGGACAGTGAAAGTGAGTCAGGCTCCTCCATAGCGGAGAAATCTTATCAGAACAGTCCCAGCTCAGATGATGGTATCCGACCACTTCCAGAATACAGCACAGAAAAGCATAAgaagcacaaaaaagaaaagaagaaagtaaaagacaaagaTCGAGACCGGGACCGGGACAAAGACCGAGACAAGAAAAAATCTCATAGTCTCAAGCCAGAGAGTTGGTCTAAATCACCCATCTCTTCAGACCAGTCCTTGTCTATGACAAGTAACACAATTTTATCTACAGACAGGCCCTCAAGGCTCAGCCCTGACTTTATGATTGGGGAGGAAGATGACGATCTTATGGATGTGGCCCTGATTGGCAATTAG
- the MED1 gene encoding mediator of RNA polymerase II transcription subunit 1 isoform X1, which translates to MKAQGETEESEKLSKMSSLLERLHAKFNQNRPWSETIKLVRQVMEKRVVMSSGGHQHLVSCLETLQKALKVTSLPAMTDRLESIARQNGLGSHLSASGTECYITSDMFYVEVQLDPAGQLCDVKVAHHGENPVSCPELVQQLREKNFDEFSKHLKGLVNLYNLPGDNKLKTKMYLALQSLEQDLSKMAVMYWKATNAGPLDKILHGSVGYLTPRSGGHLMNLKYYASPSDLLDDKTTSPIILHENNVPRSLGMNASVTIEGTSAMYKLPIAPLIMGSHPVDNKWTPSFSLITSANSVDLPACFFLKFPQPIPVSRAFVQKLQNCTGIPLFETQPTYVPLYELITQFELSKDPDPIPLNHNMRFYAALPGQQHCYFLNKDAPLPDGRSLQGTLVSKITFQHPGRVPLILNLIRHQVAYNTLIGSCVKRTILKEDSPGLLQFEVCPLSESRFSVSFQHPVNDSLVCVVMDVQDSTHVSCKLYKGLSDALICTDDFIAKVVQRCMSIPVTMRAIRRKAETIQADTPALSLIAETVEDMVKKNLPPASSPGYGMTTGNNPMSGTTTPTNTFPGGPITTLFNMSMSIKDRHESVGHGEDFSKVSQNPILTSLLQITGNGGSTIGSSPTPPHHTPPPVSSMAGNTKNHPMLMNLLKDNPAQDFSTLYGSSPLERQNSSSGSPRMEICPGSNKTKKKKSSRLPPDKPKHQTEDDFQRELFSMDVDSQNPIFDVNMTADTLDTPHITPAPSQCSTPPTTYPQPVPHPQPSIQRMVRLSSSDSIGPDVTDILSDIAEEASKLPSTSDDCPPIGTPVRDSSSSGHSQSALFDPDVFQTNNNENPYTDPADLIADAAGSPSSDSPTNHFFPDGVDFNPDLLNSQSQSGFGEEYFDESSQSGDNDDFKGFASQALNTLGVPMLGGDNGETKFKGNSQADTVDFSIIAVAGKALGPTDLMEHHSGSQSPLLTTGDLGKEKTQKRVKEGNGSSNSSLSGPGLDSKPGKRSRTPSNDGKSKDKPPKRKKADTEGKSPSHSSSNRPFTPPTSTGGSKSPGSSGRSQTPPGVATPPIPKITIQIPKGTVMVGKPSSHSQYTSSGSVSSSGSKSHHSHSSSSSSSSSASNSGKMKSSKSEGSSSSKLSSSVYSSQGSTGSSQSKNSSQSGGKPGSSPITKHGLSSGSSSTKMKPQGKPSSLMNPSLSKPNISPSHSRPPGGSDKLASPMKPVPGTPPSSKAKSPISSGSGGSHLSGTSSGTGMKSSSGLGSSGSLSQKTPPSSNSCTASSSSFSSSGSSMSSSQNQHGSSKGKSPSRNKKPSLTAVIDKLKHGVVTSGPGGEDPMDGQMGVSTNSSSHPMSSKHNMSGGEFQGKREKSDKEKSKVSTSGGSVDSSKKTSESKNVGSTGVAKIIISKHDGGSPSIKAKVTLQKPGESSGEGLRPQMASSKNYGSPLISGSTPKHERGSPSHSKSPAYTPQNLDSESESGSSIAEKSYQNSPSSDDGIRPLPEYSTEKHKKHKKEKKKVKDKDRDRDRDKDRDKKKSHSLKPESWSKSPISSDQSLSMTSNTILSTDRPSRLSPDFMIGEEDDDLMDVALIGN; encoded by the exons ATGAAGGCTCAGGGGGAAACCGAGG AGTCGGAGAAGCTGAGTAAGATGAGTTCTCTCTTGGAACGGCTACATGCAAAATTTAACCAAAATAGACCTTGGAGTGAAACCATTAAGCTTGTGCGTCAAGTCATG GAGAAGAGGGTTGTGATGAGTTCTGGAGGGCACCAACATTTGGTCAGCTGTCTGGAGACATTGCAGAAAGCTCTCAAAG TAACATCTTTACCAGCAATGACTGACCGTTTGGAGTCTATAGCAAGACAGAATGG ACTGGGCTCTCATCTCAGTGCCAGTGGCACTGAATGTTACATCACGTCAGATATGTTCTATGTGGAAGTGCAGTTAGATCCTGCAGGACAGCTTTGTGATGTAAAAGTGGCTCACCATGGGGAGAATCCTGTG AGCTGTCCAGAACTTGTACAGCAACTAAG ggaaaaaaattttgatgaattttctAAGCACCTTAAGGGTCTTGTTAATCTTTATAACCTTCCAGGGGACAA CAAACTGAAGACTAAAATGTACTTGGCTCTCCAATCCTTAGAACAGGATCTATCTAAAATGGCAGTTATGTATTG GAAAGCAACCAATGCTGGTCCCTTGGATAAGATTCTTCATGGAAGTGTTGGCTATCTTACTCCAAGAAGTGGGG GTCATTTAATGAACTTGAAGTACTATGCCTCTCCTTCTGATCTGCTGGATGATAAGACTACATCTCCTATCATTTTGCATGAGAATAATG TTCCTCGATCATTGGGCATGAACGCATCAGTGACAATAGAAGGAACATCTGCTATGTATAAACTTCCAATTGCACCATTAATTATGGGGTCACATCCAGTTGACAACAAATG gactCCCTCCTTCTCCTTAATCACCAGTGCCAACAGTGTTGATCTTCCTGCCTGTTTCTTCTTGAAATTTCCCCAGCCAATCCCAGTATCTAGAGCATTTGTTCAGAAACTTCAGAACTGCACAG GAATTCCATTGTTTGAAACTCAACCAACTTATGTACCCCTCTATGAATTAATCACTCAATTTGAGCTGTCAAAGGACCCTGACCCCATACCTTTGAATCACAACATGCGATTTTATGCT GCTCTTCCAGGTCAGCAGCACTGCTATTTCCTCAACAAGGATGCTCCTCTTCCAGATGGCAGAAGTCTACAGGGAACCTTAGTTAGCAAAATCACCTTTCAGCACCCTGGCCGAGTTCCTCTGATCCTAAATCTGATCAGACATCAAGTGGCCTATAACACCCTAATAGGAAGTTGTGTCAAAAGAACTATTCTGAAAGAAG attctCCTGGGCTCCTCCAATTTGAAGTGTGTCCCCTCTCAGAGTCCCGTTTCAGCGTATCTTTTCAGCACCCTGTGAATGACTCCCTGGTGTGTG TGGTTATGGATGTACAGGACTCAACACATGTGAGCTGTAAACTGTACAAGGGGCTGTCAGATGCACTCATCTGCACAGATGACTTCATTGCCAAAGTTGTTCAAAG ATGTATGTCCATCCCTGTGACGATGAGGGCTATTCGGAGGAAAGCTGAAACCATTCAGGCCGACACCCCAGCACTGTCCCTCATTGCAGAGACAGTTGAAGACATGGTGAAAAAGAACCTGCCCCCGGCTAGCAGCCCAGGGTATGGCATGACCACAGGCAACAACCCAATGAGTGGTACCACTACACCAACCAACACCTTTCCGGGGGGTCCCATTACCACCTTGTTTAATATGAGCATGAGCATCAAAGATCGGCATGAGTCGGTGGGCCATGGGGAGGACTTCAGCAAGGTGTCTCAGAACCCAATTCTTACCAGTTTGTTGCAAATCACAGGGAACGGGGGGTCTACCATTGGCTCGAGTCCGACCCCTCCTCATCACACGCCGCCACCTGTCTCTTCGATGGCCGGCAACACCAAGAACCACCCGATGCTCATGAACCTTCTTAAAGATAATCCTGCCCAGGATTTCTCAACCCTTTATGGAAGCAGCCCTTTAGAAAGGCAGAACTCTTCTTCCGGCTCACCCCGGATGGAAATATGCCCGGGAAGCAacaagacaaagaagaagaagtcaTCAAGATTACCACCTGACAAACCCAAGCACCAGACTGAAGATGACTTTCAGAGGGAGCTATTTTCAATGGATGTTGACTCACAGAACCCTATCTTTGATGTCAACATGACAGCAGACACGCTGGATACACCACACATCACTCCAGCTCCAAGCCAGTGCAGTACTCCCCCAACAACTTACCCACAACCAGTACCTCACCCCCAGCCCAGTATTCAAAGGATGGTCCGGCTATCCAGTTCAGACAGCATTGGCCCAGATGTAACTGATATCCTTTCAGACATTGCGGAAGAAGCCTCTAAGCTTCCCAGCACTAGTGACGATTGCCCACCCATTGGCACCCCTGTTCGAGATTCTTCAAGCTCTGGGCATTCTCAGAGTGCCCTCTTTGACCCTGATGTCTTTCAAACCAATAATAATGAAAATCCATACACAGATCCAGCTGACCTAATTGCAGATGCTGCTGGAAGCCCCAGTAGTGACTCTCCTACcaatcatttttttcctgatggaGTAGATTTTAATCCTGATTTGTTGAACAGCCAGAGCCAAAGTGGTTTTGGAGAAGAATATTTTGACGAAAGTAGCCAAAGCGGAGATAATGATGACTTCAAAGGATTTGCATCTCAGGCACTAAATACTTTGGGGGTGCCAATGCTTGGAGGTGATAATGGGGAGACTAAGTTTAAAGGCAATAGCCAAGCTGACACAGTTGATTTCAGTATTATAGCAGTGGCTGGTAAGGCTTTGGGTCCTACAGATCTCATGGAGCATCACAGTGGTAGCCAGAGTCCTTTATTGACTACTGGGGACTTAGGGAAAGAAAAGACTCAAAAGCGAGTAAAGGAAGGCAATGGCAGCAGTAATAGTAGTCTGTCAGGGCCAGGATTAGATAGCAAACCAGGGAAGCGCAGCCGGACCCCTTCTAACGATGGTAAAAGCAAAGATAAGCCTCCAAAGCGAAAGAAGGCAGACACTGAGGGAAAGTCTCCATCTCACAGTTCTTCTAACCGACCTTTCACCCCACCTACCAGTACAGGTGGATCCAAATCTCCAGGCAGTTCAGGAAGATCGCAGACTCCCCCAGGTGTTGCCACACCACCTATTCCCAAGATCACTATTCAGATTCCTAAAGGCACCGTGATGGTGGGCAAGCCCTCCTCCCATAGTCAGTATACCAGCAGTGGCTCTGTGTCTTCCTCAGGCAGTAAAAGCCACCATAGccattcttcctcctcttcttcctcatcttctgCTTCCAACTCAGGCAAGATGAAAAGCAGTAAATCAGAAGGTTCTTCAAGTTCCAAGTTAAGTAGCAGTGTATATTCTAGCCAAGGGTCTACTGGATCTAGCCAGTCTAAAAATTCATCCCAGTCTGGGGGGAAGCCAGGCTCCTCTCCCATTACCAAGCATGGACTGAGCAGTGGCTCCAGCAGCACTAAAATGAAACCTCAAGGGAAGCCATCTTCACTTATGAATCCCTCTTTAAGTAAACCAAACATATCCCCTTCTCATTCAAGGCCACCTGGAGGCTCTGATAAGCTTGCCTCTCCAATGAAGCCTGTCCCTGGGACTCCCCCATCTTCTAAAGCCAAGTCCCCCATCAGTTCAGGTTCTGGTGGTTCTCATTTGTCTGGAACTAGTTCAGGCACTGGCATGAAGTCATCTTCAGGGTTAGGATCCTCAGGCTCATTGTCTCAGAAAACTCCCCCATCATCTAATTCTTGTACAgcatcttcctcttccttttcttcaagtGGCTCTTCCATGTCCTCCTCTCAGAACCAGCATGGGAGTTCCAAAGGGAAATCCCCCAGCAGAAATAAGAAGCCGTCCTTAACAGCTGTCATAGATAAACTGAAGCATGGGGTTGTCACCAGTGGCCCTGGAGGTGAAGACCCAATGGATGGCCAGATGGGGGTGAGCACAAATTCTTCTAGCCATCCTATGTCCTCCAAACATAACATGTCAGGAGGAGAGTTCCAGGGTAAGCGTGAgaaaagtgataaagaaaaatccaAGGTTTCCACCTCGGGGGGCTCAGTGGATTCGTCTAAGAAGACCTCAGAGTCAAAAAATGTGGGGAGCACAGGTGTGGCAAAAATTATCATCAGCAAGCATGATGGGGGTTCCCCCAGCATTAAAGCCAAAGTGACTTTGCAGAAACCTGGGGAAAGTAGTGGAGAGGGGCTCAGGCCTCAGATGGCCTCTTCCAAAAACTATGGCTCTCCACTCATCAGTGGTTCCACTCCAAAGCATGAGCGTGGCTCTCCTAGCCATAGTAAGTCACCAGCATATACTCCCCAGAATCTGGACAGTGAAAGTGAGTCAGGCTCCTCCATAGCGGAGAAATCTTATCAGAACAGTCCCAGCTCAGATGATGGTATCCGACCACTTCCAGAATACAGCACAGAAAAGCATAAgaagcacaaaaaagaaaagaagaaagtaaaagacaaagaTCGAGACCGGGACCGGGACAAAGACCGAGACAAGAAAAAATCTCATAGTCTCAAGCCAGAGAGTTGGTCTAAATCACCCATCTCTTCAGACCAGTCCTTGTCTATGACAAGTAACACAATTTTATCTACAGACAGGCCCTCAAGGCTCAGCCCTGACTTTATGATTGGGGAGGAAGATGACGATCTTATGGATGTGGCCCTGATTGGCAATTAG